The Miscanthus floridulus cultivar M001 chromosome 17, ASM1932011v1, whole genome shotgun sequence genome has a window encoding:
- the LOC136518370 gene encoding late embryogenesis abundant protein At1g64065-like, producing MAAAGASKDKSEPARPLAVPSPTVYPASSAHDARSTPYLRKRRCALCCGGCCVTTIVVIGVIILVLALTVFKVKEPRLTVNNVWLTAISAGPGTGTIPAPVATNATLTADVSIKNPNAAAFKFSQTETDVYYRGQTVSVAYAPAGRVGAHGSVRMNITVDLLADRLARVMNGTGLVFGQEYDLDTYTEINGTVNVLGIITKDVEIKLNCSLVVEVGGAAAALEYGVASTVQSKSFNCSADVTM from the coding sequence ATGGCGGCCGCCGGGGCGTCGAAGGACAAGAGCGAGCCGGCGAGGCCCCTCGCGGTGCCTTCCCCGACGGTCTACCCGGCGTCGTCGGCCCACGACGCGCGGTCCACGCCGTACCTCCGCAAGCGGCGGTGCGCGCTCTGCTGCGGCGGCTGCTGCGTGACCACCATCGTGGTCATCGGCGTCATCATCCTGGTGCTCGCGCTCACCGTGTTCAAGGTCAAGGAGCCGCGCCTGACCGTGAACAACGTCTGGCTCACGGCCATCAGCGCCGGGCCCGGGACCGGGACGATCCCCGCGCCCGTGGCCACCAACGCCACGCTCACCGCCGACGTCTCCATCAAGAACCCCAACGCCGCGGCGTTCAAGTTCTCGCAGACGGAGACGGACGTCTACTACAGGGGGCAGACGGTGAGCGTGGCGTACGCGCCCGCCGGCCGCGTGGGCGCCCACGGGAGCGTCCGGATGAACATCACGGTCGACCTCCTCGCCGACCGCCTCGCGCGCGTGATGAACGGCACCGGCCTGGTGTTCGGCCAGGAGTACGACCTCGACACCTACACGGAGATCAACGGGACGGTCAATGTGCTGGGGATCATCACAAAGGACGTCGAGATCAAGCTGAACTGCTCCCTCGTCGTCGAGGTTGGGGGAGCGGCTGCCGCGCTGGAGTATGGGGTTGCGTCCACCGTGCAGAGCAAGAGCTTCAATTGTTCAGCAGATGTGACCATGTGA